The following coding sequences are from one Epinephelus fuscoguttatus linkage group LG7, E.fuscoguttatus.final_Chr_v1 window:
- the LOC125891766 gene encoding uncharacterized protein LOC125891766, with protein sequence MCCSTWETATTAECLHAGQEDPGGLPPADSVRAAGMTRLLQVPTSELKHQPSALAANAPQKRKRTSVASPSETPQGVNSFPTPEPFTSADDMLSLLNLVPRPSATISPADLPVCSDVAPSPQPSTAPLCDDGPLMIHNRPVEEYQRIYHKVVDDMLRYNDGRLRPYSLALGRRSLCQQPAAAASTCRQLKPNLHLWSSMAQSPCTASILADSCGHSSIYGL encoded by the exons ATGTGCTGTTCCACCTGGGAGACCGCGACTACTGCGGAGTGTCTGCACGCAGGCCAGGAAGATCCAGGCGGCCTGCCTCCTGCAGACAGTGTccgtgctgcagggatgaccag ACTTCTCCAGGTGCCAACTTCAGAGCTGAAGCACCAGCCCTCTGCTTTGGCTGCCAACGCTCCCCAGAAGAGGAAGCGGACCTCCGTGGCTAGTCCCTCTGAAACTCCACAGGGGGTCAATTCTTTTCCCACTCCTGAGCCCTTCACTTCAGCTGATGACATGCTGTCTTTGTTAAATCTAGTCCCCAGGCCTTCTGCCACCATCTCACCAGCCGACCTGCCGGTGTGCTCTGATGTGGCCCCCAGCCCCCAGCCCTCTACTGCTCCGCTGTGCGACGACGGCCCTCTGATGATCCACAACCGCCCCGTGGAAGAGTACCAGAGGATCTACCACAAAGTCGTGGATGACATGCTGAG GTACAACGATGGCCGACTGCGTCCGTACAGTCTGGCACTGGGACGTCGCAGCCTCTGCCAacaacctgcagctgctgcctccacctgcagacaGCTGAAGCCGAACCTCCATCTATGGTCATCTATGGCGCAATCTCCATGTACTGCCTCC attctggcagACAGCTGTGGCCACAGCTCCATCTATGGTCTCTAA